Genomic DNA from Shouchella patagoniensis:
ACGTTACATGGCGCTTTCAGTTAGTCTTCAACAACAGGTTCATAAAGTGGTTCCAAGTCAGATTGAATCAATGAAGGAAAAACTGAAGCGACAGATCCAAGCAGCGTCACCTCTCAGTATGAAACAAAAAGCCACGTTAATAACGAAGCTAGAATCATTTACGTATAACGAAAGTCTATGTCATGGCGATTTTCATTTATTTAATCTAATTGTTGGCAAAAAGGATCAAACCACAATTATTGATTGGGTTGATGCGAGTCTTGGTGATCCACGTGCTGATGTCTACCGTACATACTTGCTCTACTCTCAACATCTCTCCCATGAATTAGCGGAGCTGTATATGCGAACCTATTGTGAAACGAGCCAGTATTTAAAAGAAGATATTTTTGAATGGGCGCCCGTGGTTGCTGCGGCACGATTAGCGGAGTCTGTACCAGAGGAAAATGTTGAACGGTTAGTAAAAATTGTTTGTGACTCGATTTGAATGAAAGGGGAGCGTAGGAGATAAAGCACCGCAAATGTCTAAGCTGTATAGCTTGTTGTGTTGGAATTCTTTTAATAGTCACTGGCTGTAATGTTGTTTTTGAAGAGGAAGAAAGATTGATGAAAGAAGTAAAAACAACTGATATAAAAAAAGATGAGATTGGGGGAATTACATTAGGAGCGAATATGCTCGAAATAGAAGAAAGTGATGGATTTGAAGCCTATCCAGATAATAACTACTATGAGAAACAACGGGGATATGATCAATTTTTGAATGACAGATTCATGTTGGAAGTTGATCGAGTGACAAACAAAATCATAGGGGTTAGAACACTTGAAGATAAAGATGTTGTTGCGACAAAAAAGGGAATCAAAGAAGGTTCTCTAATTGAGGAGGTCACCGCTTCTTATGGAGACGATTACTATATTTTTCATAATCATGAACAAGGATTCTTTCTATCATTGGCTATGTTGACCACGAAGATAATGTCGCACTTTCATTTTTTTCCATGATGGACATGTAACAACAATGAATTTAGATTACTCTTATGAACGACTCATTTGGTATATAAACTAAATAAGGTATGTATCATTGGTTTCTTTTTCCATACTATCACGATCAACAATCTAAATCCAAGAAATTTTAATGTGGAAATTGAAGCGGATGAGAACGGAGATTTTGAATTCGAGTTTAATGAAAGTAGAGATACAATCCAAAGTGAGTCAATCCTTTACTCTATTGTAGATGAAGAAGGTCATTTAGCTACACTTGAGAAACCAATTCAATAAATAAGCGCGGCGAAAGAGCTCGCTGCAATTATAACTGGTGGATTAGATGGGCACCGTTGTTTCTCGGATTGTTTACGGCTTTGCTTACTTCGTGAGCTGTCATATGTGTACGATTATATGGTAGTAACATGCTCTTTATCTGTGCGGGGTCATCAATACTTGGATCAAGCCAAGCTTGGCGGTTACCCTCATCTAGAATAACGGGCATCCGGTCATGAAGGGAGCTCATAAAATCATTTGGTGATGTTGTGATAATTGTACAGGAAGAAATAGTGTTGTTCGTGGCAGGATCAATCCAACGATCCCATAAACCAGCAAATGTTAGCAGTTTCGAATTGGTTAAGTGAATGATGAACGGGTGTTTACTGTCATCTTCCCGTTTCCATTCATAAAAACTATTGGCTGGGATTAAGCAGCGCTTCCGTTTAAGTAAATTTTTAAAAGCTGGTTTCTCATCTATGGTCTCAGCCCGGGCATTAATCATTTTGGAACCGATTTTTTTCTCTTTTGCCCAAAAGGGAATAAGTCCCCAATGCAAAAAGCCTGCCTTCGTTTCTTCGTTGTTTGCTACAAACGCAAGCACTTGTTGAGTTGGAGCGATATTATAGCTTGGTTCATAATCAGGAATTGGGAGGCCGAACTCATCCTGTAACTCTTGTGGTGAAGAATATAATGTAAACCTGCCGCACATGGAAAATCACCTCTTATCATAGATGATTAAAGTATGCCCAGTTGAGGAGTGGCGTAGCCAGCAAAAAGATTTTATGATTTAGACGAAAAAAGCCGCAAAAGAGTTCAGCTCTCTTGTGGCTTTTTTGCGTTTTTATTCAACAGCGGCATGTGCGTTTAAAAGCCCATTACCAAAACGATACGTATCTCCAAGGTCAGTTGCAGTTTCGTTTAAATGAGCACGAATTTGTTCATTTGACCAAAGTGGATTCTTTTCTTTCACCAATGCTGCGGATCCAGCAACATGAGGGGTGGCCATTGATGTTCCACTTAAGCTGTCGTATGAGCTGCCAGTATAGGTACTATCGATGCCAACACCTGGAGCTACAATGTCTAAGCCTTCGCCATATTGAGAAAAGTTAGCTAGGCTGTCTGACTGGTCGGTGGCGCCAACGGCCATAGCGTTATCATAGCGAGCCGGATAACCAATAGAACTTGCACCCGAGTTCCCAGAAGCGGCTACAACGAGGACGCCATTTGCGGTTGCTTCATCCACTGCTTGCTCGAGTGTCGCGCTAGGTGCAGAGCTACCTAGGCTTAAGTTTGCAATGTCCATCCCATTTTCTCCTGCCCATTCAAGCCCTTGAGCAATTGAGCTGACCGAGCCTGAACCATTTGCACCAAGAACTTTGACTGCATAAAGATCTGCATTTGGTGCGACTCCAATTACGCCTTCGTCGTTATCAAGGGCAGCGATTGTACCGGCGACATGGGTTCCGTGTCCATTTCCATCCTGATAATCCGGCTCTCCTTGAACAAAGCTAACACCGCCTTGAACGTTTAAGTCGGGGTGATCTTCTATTCCAGTATCCAGCACCGCGACGTTTACGCCCTCACCAGTAAATCCAGCGATTTGTGCTTCAGGAGCACTAATTTGACTAATGCCCCATGGAATGGTTTGGGCCATTGTTGTTACTTCGATGTCTTCTTCAATATATGATATCGATGGGTCTTCTAGTAATGCTGCATACTCCTCATCACTCATTTCAGCAGAGACGACCGGTATGTCTTTAAATTCGTAGGTAATGTCAATATCTTCTTCAGATAAAGCCCCTATCTCAGAATCAACGATATTCGTGAATGTTTCGACTTCTTCCTGAGCGTCAAAACCAATAAGATAAGTCTTTTTTGTTTCCTCGGCAGTTGATATGGATGATGAACTGATGACAAAGCCCATAACAAGAACTGTTCCTGCGATTAGTTTAACTGGTTTTCGATTCATCTTTACCCCTCCTCGGATTATAACAAGCACTTGCTTGTATCAAACGATAACATGTTCTTATCCACTTGCTTATTGGGAAACTTTAGTCTCTCTGTAATGTAATAAAGGTAAAAAGTTTGTTGAAGGTATGCGGAATGAACTAGAAATAACGGAAAATGTGTCCCTTTTTATTGGGAAAATAAAAGGGTTTGAACTGGTATTACATTGGTTAATTTGGATGAAAGCATACTTCACACCCTAATCAATTCATAATTATTGGTTTATAAGAAAATATTGGGTAATGTGTGATCAATAAAAACTATAGTTGCAATCTTACTTAGGACTACGTTTTGGATAAAATCTGTTGAGATTCGGCATTGTAAGGAAGAGGAGGTGGATACAGTGGGAAGAGATCGTCAAGAAAAGAAACTGCGTGAAAGTGGGCGTGTGGAATCAGATCGTGATGTTGGTCTGCGCTATAAAGGTGCGACAAAGATGTCTAGTCCAGAAGAAGCAAGAAAACTAAATGATGGTCACAAGTAAGATCAAATAAAAAGCGGTAACCTGTACAGGTTACCGCTTTTTTGATGGAAATGACATTCGGAGTGCTATAATTAATGAAAAATAAAAAGGAAGGTAGTTGAGAAATAATGGCGACAATGGATGAGTTTCATTCTATAGACATGAGAGTTGGTACGGTCATAGCGTCAGAGTATTTTGAGGAGGCTAGGAAGCCAGCGATGAAGTTAGAAATTGATTTTGGTGAACTTGGTGTTAAGAAGTCTTCTGCACAAATTACGAAACGATATTCCTCAGAAATCTTAGTCGGAAGGCAGGTCATTGCGGTTGTTAATTTCCCTCCTATGCGTATTGCGGGGTATAAGTCCGAAGTGCTTGTTTTAGGTGGAGTGCCAGAAACGGATGATGTTGTCCTTTTGCAACCAGAAACGAATGTACCGAATGGCACGAGAGTTCAATAAGGGCAAAGAGACAACACGACGGTAGACAAGAGGAGCGTGTTGTTTCTTTAAGTGAAAGTTCGTTTTTAGACGATGATATGTATGATTGACTTGTTCTTTGACCTCAGTTTATCCCCATAGTATCTTTCTCCGTTATCGTTTCAACATTCGTTATTCCTCAGTTATTCATTCTTATTATACGTGCGGTATGATTTAGACAAATAAACAGTTATTTTATGAGTAAACGAAAAAAATTTTACTGTAATTGGGATTGCTTATCGATACATACAGGCAAAAGCTTTTAAAATGCTGGTATACGAGTAAATAGACTTATTTATTGAAAAAATGTGAATGCGTTATCATTTTTAAATCGTATTTAATCATTACTTGTATGGTATAAAATGTAAGTTTTAAAACGAATGAAGGTGGCTAATAAATAGTATCATCAAATGAAATTTGAAAGGAGACAGACCCTTGGGGCTATTTTCAATTATTACCTTTGTCATTATTATTGTAGCGATTTGGTTATTTGCTTATAAACGAAGTCGCGGAGTAAATCTTTCAAGCTCTGAAGGGCTTTTTTTAGGTGGAAGGAGTTTAACAGGTATTACGATTGCCGGGTCCGTCATCATGACCAATTTATCAACCGAACAAATTGTTGGTCAAAATGGACAGAGTTATGTAGCCGGAATGGAGGTAATGGCCTGGGAGGTTACCTCAGCAATTGCGATCGTGGCGTTGGCACTCATCTTTCTTCCGAAGTATTTAAAATATGGTGTAGATACAGTAACCGATTATATCGAACAGAGGTTTGATAAAACAACAAAACGGATTGCTTCGATCTTATTTATTTTTACTTATGTTGTTTCATTTTTACCAGTCGTTTTGTATTCTGGTTCACTTGTTTTTAATCAAATCTTTGCTATTGATGAGCTGTTAAATGTTGAGCCGCTTGTCGCTATTTCACTTATATCAGGTATTATCGGAGTGATGGGTCTCTTCTATTTATTGCTTGGTGGTTTACGGTTAAGTGCGTTTAGCGATACGGTTTATGGAATAGGCCTACTTATCGCAGGTTTATTCATTCCAATTTTTGGACTTATTGTTCTTGGAGAAGGGAGTTTTCTAGGAGGGTTTGAATCGATTCACCAAAAAACGCCAGAAATGCTTAACTCAATAGGTGCGGTTGATTCTCCAATGGTACCTTGGCCAACGTTGTTTCTAGGTCTGTTGTTTAATAATTTATTTTTCTGGTGTACGAATCAATTGATTGTGCAAAAAGTATTGGCAGGAAGAGATTTAAAGGAAGGGCAAAAAGGTGCTCTTTACGTTGGTTTCTTTAAGATTCTAGGCGCACTATTTTTAGTGTTTCCGGGCATTATAGCGTTTAATATGCTTGGTGACTCTATTGAACCAGCTGATAATGCTTATCCTATGCTTGTCACAGCAGTTTTACCAGAGTGGGCGTTTGGTATTTTTGCGGCTGTCGTATTTGGTGCGATTTTGAGTTCTTTTGTTGGTGCATTAAATGCAACAACAACGTTACTTACATTAGATTTTTATAAGCCAATGAAGAAAAACACATCAGATAAGCAAGTAGCGAGAATGGGGAAAGTGTTTACTATTATTGTTGGGCTTTTGGCAACGGTCATTGCGCCATTAATTTCGTTTGCACCTGCAGGACTGTTCCACGTTGTGCAACAATTTAATGGTGTATACAGCATGCCTCTCCTAGCAATCATTATTTTAGGGTTTTACTCAAAATACGCGACTCCATTCGCGGCGAAAATCACTTTTGGTTTTCATATTGTCGTGTATAGCATTTCCCAACTTTTCTTTGACGTACACTATCTTTACGTATTTAGTGTTATGTTCTTTGTTAATTTGTTTCTTTTGTGGGGGATTAGCCGACTTCAAAAGAACACAGAGCCATTTCAATTTCCAGAAGGGAATCATAAAGTTGACTTAACGCCATGGAAACATAGGAAATGGGTGAGTGTGTTAATTATTGTGATTGTGCTTGCTTCATATTGGTTTTTCTCTCCGCTTGGTATTGCAGAGTGAAAAAAGAGTGGCCTTTAGGCCACTCTTTTTAGGTTAGTCGAGTCGGACTGACTTTCGTATCAATGTACGCTTTCCTTTTGACCACGATTCTTCCTATTTTACTAAGACAAATAATGAAATAGAAAAAATGAAGGGTTTCGTTCAATTAGTATGTCTTTGTTTCATCATTTTTTAAGTGGAAAATAATTGCGACTAATAAAGTTGAACAAGAAACGTGTTTAAAGCAGTTCATATAGAGGAACACTACATACAGATTTTCCTAAAAGAGGAGTGGTATGTGTGAACGAAAAAATATTTATAAGCCCAAGTAAGTATGTGCAAGGTCGTGATGTTCTTGATAAAACGGGTGAATATATAAAAGAATTAGGAACAAAGGCAATGATTCTTGCAGATGAGTTTGTCTGGAATATGGCAGGAAATCGTGTAGCTGGAAGTTTAAAAGAAGCAAGTATGTCTGTTATTGAAGTTACTTTCGAGGGAGAAGCTTCAGAATCGGAGATTAAACGGATTGCCGAAAAAGCCAAAGCTGAAGGAGCAGACATTATTGTTGGTGTTGGTGGTGGTAAAACTTTAGATACAGCAAAAGGTGTGCGGGATTTAATTGAAGGCGCAGCCTGTGTAATTGTGCCTACGACTGCTTCGACAGATGCACCAACTAGTGCTCTGTCTGTTATATATTCGGAAAACGGTGTGTTTGAACGCTATAGTTTTTACAATAAAAATCCAGACATTATTATTGTTGATTCGGCTATTATTGCGGGTGCTCCGCCTAAGTTCCTCGCTGCTGGGATTGCGGATGCGCTCGCGACATGGGTGGAAGCTCGTTCTTCTTACGAAGGACGCGGTACGAATATGGCAGGAGGAAAAGCAACCATTGCTGGACAAGCGATTGCAAAGAAGTGTGAACAAGTCCTATTTGATTATGGATTGCTCGCGTATGAATCAAATAAACGAGAAGTTGTTTCTCATGCTCTTGAGCAAGTCATTGAAGCAAATACATTGTTAAGCGGTCTAGGCTTCGAAAGTGGCGGACTAGCACTTGCCCACGCTGTACACAACGGTTTTACAGTGTTAGAAGGTGATATTCACCATTTGAGCCACGGCGAAAAAGTAGCGTTTGGTATTTTAACGCAGCTGACACTTGAAGCACACAATCAACAAGAAATTAATCGGTACATTGAATTGCTTTCAAAACTAAGTTTGCCAGTTACGTTCAAAGATCTTCATATAGAAGGAATTGAACGGGACGAGCTACTGAAAGTTGCCAAAACGGCTTTGCAAGAAGGAGAAAGTAGCCACAATATGGCTACTGTACCAACAGCTGAAGAAGTGGTTGATGCGATGATCGCAGCAGATCAATATTCACTTACTTATTTAGAGAAGTAAACGGAACCTCCATAGTCTTAAGACTATGGAGGTTCTTCCTATCTTAAGAGAATGAAGGGTTTTTGTTTCGAGATTGAGGATCCTATACATAAATTGTCTGTACTGTTAAAGTGATTAATGTGGAAGAAACATGGTAAGACCACTCAAACAGCTATTGGATCGGTAAAATGTAAGAAAAGGTTTCGATAAATAAGGAATGGGAAGATCCACTGTGGAACAATTATTAAAACAAATTCAAAAATTAAGCCAACAAGAACAAAAGACATTGGAGCAAATGGTATTGAAATTATCAGAAGAGGTGGGGGAAACAGCTCAAGCAATACTTTCTTATAACAAGGCGTCTGGTAGTGTACAAGCAGGGTAACTAAAGCGGATGTGAAAGAGGAATGTGCGGATGTCATTTTAGTAGCGTTGGCATTATTTTTTAAACTAAGTGAAACCGAGGAAGAGTTGGATGAGTTTCTAAACAAAAAAATTAAAAAAAGGCGTGCCGATATTTCTTAGAAAGTAGAGTGAGCGAAAGAGAGTAACTAAAGTAAACAGTTAATAATATGGAAGGTTTGATATGTATTAACTGTGACAAGATAAGGTTAGTGCGAATACATTGACAATGCAGTTAACCCCTTGGAGAAAAAGACTGATTGACATGTATGCACAATCAGTTGTTATAAGTCCAGAGGAAGCACAAAATGCAATTGAAAAGTGGGGTACTGAAGTATCTGGACTACTTGTTAAGTTGCAATTGCCATTAGATGTTGGTTTAAGCGAGATTGCTTATTATCGCAATTCAATTGGAGAAATTGTACGCGATGAAGCAATTAAACAAGATATGTCACTTGAGGGCTTTTATGCGATAATCTCAGTGTTTGATCGTGTGGTGGACCACGCTGTATTAATTGTTAGTCGTTCTTATATGAAAGATTTTCATAATAGCATTGAAGCAGCCAAATATGCGATTGATGAACTGTCTGTTCCACTTGTTCAGTTAACAAAAGATACAGGAGTCATCCCAATTATTGGCGAAATTGATACGAACCGTGCACAATATTTATTAAACAATGCGCTTGGAAAAGGATCTGAATTAAGTTTAAACCGTATCATTCTTGATTTTGTCTGGAGTGAGCGTTGTTGATACGATGGTAGCTGGGCAAATCTTTAAAGTGATGGATTCACTTAAACTTATTGGTGTTGAAGCCGTTTTAAGTGGAGTTCGTCCGGAAGTTGCACAGACGATGGTGAACTTAGGAATTAAAGTTGAAGGCAAAGTGTATTCGAGCTTGCGGACAGCTATTCAAGATAAAAACATTATTTGATTGAGTAATCGTTAGAATTGGACAATGTTATAGAAGAATACCTCTGGGGTAAAACCCCAGAGGTATCTTTAGGTCAGTTGAGAACGGATGTGCTAGAAAAGAGTTTCTAATAGTGTGTCGTAATCATAAGCAACTAGCGGACGGCACATACGTAAACTCCTGCAGAAGATAAAGCGCAGTTATGCTAGAGACCCGGATAGATCGAATGCATTTTTTACGAATAGCGAACGAGAAAAAGTCACCCTACGATTGAGGTGACTTTTTTCTTATCTACAGATCACTCATATACTTCGATTTGCACATTTTGACGACCAAATTCGATTGCTTGATCTTGATCTGGCATAAAGACATCAATTTTATTGCCATTAATTGCTCCGCCAATATCGCCTGCAATTGCTTCGCCGTATCCTTCAACGTAGACAGTGCTACCAAGTGGGATGACATCTGGATCTACTGCAATTACTTTTTGGTCAGGGTTTGCTCTTAAGTCAATACCTGTGTATGTGACTCCAGTGCATCCCTCGCAAAAAGCTGTATAAGCAGTAGCTTCTACATTCATTGTTGTCCCAGCGGCGTCTTGGGAGCTAGACTTGCTCTCGCTTGGAGTCGAACTAGTTTCTTCATTTGTTTGAGTTTCGCCTTTAACTTGAGCTTCACTTGATTTTGAATCTGTACCAGGAAGATCAAGATGCTGACCAACAAAAATCAGGTTTTTGTCATTAATATCTGAGTTCGCTTCCATGATGTCACTGATAGAAACGTTATTATTATTAGCGATTCCGCTTAATGTATCTCCGCTTTGTACCTCATAAGCAAAAGCAGGAGTTGCAATTAGAACTGATCCTACTACGGCAAGTGATGCGATTAGTTTTTTCATGTTATAAGCACTCTCCTTCTAAGTAGTTAAGGCACCCTATTTATATTGGTGTTACCTAAACAATTTGAGTTTATCTTATCTTTGTTTGCGGGAATCTCTCTCGCAAGTCCTCACTATACATAAACAAAATAGAGGAATCAACCCTAAAAGGCTAAAGTAATCTACTTGTAATGAGAGTGAAACACTAGTTTTATAATGTTTCATTTGTATGTCGGAGGTGGAATCAGGCGGGATAGTAAGGAATGAGCGCAATTTATATCTACTAAAATAGCAAAACAACCCTCTCTTTTGTAATTAAGTGTTTCCACAATAAATGATATAATAAAAGGGAACGTATTCTCGTTATTATGGAAGGAGAATGGTAAGTATGGGATATAGAAAAGCGTTGCATACATACATTGAAGCGACAAATACACACAAGTTTTCGAACGTGAAAAAGGTGCTACATCCAGAGGCGGTTTATTTTTTTACTGATGCAATATGTAGAGGGTATGAAGAGATTGGTGCTTATTTTAATAAAACATGGAATCTTATTAAGGAAGAGGTGTACTCCGCCTCAGAGGTTGAATGGATAGCTGTTTCCACAGAAATGGCAACATGCACATATACATATATATACGAAGGGTATTATGAGGGGAAATTTATTTCAGGAAAAGGAAGAGCAACGAATGTATTTCTTGTCGCAGATAATGAATGGAAGTTAGTACACGAACATTTAAGTGGCGCAGTTAAGTCGATGGGGAAATAATAAACCTGGAAAAAGGGATTTTCCTTTTTCCAGGTTTGCGTTGTTACTCTTTTTTACGCCAGTTGGTTAAGTAGTCTCTTATAAGGTCACCTAGCTTTCCATCAGAAAGATCGATGTCATGTTCAAAGGCGTATTTTACTGAATAGCCAAATGCAGCTGTCACTGTACCAGCAATTGTTGTTCCGGCGATAAAAGCTGCACCCGGGAAGAACTTAGTTAATTGACGGTACATCGTTTGGCCAAAGTTACTAACGAGTGTGGTTACGACTAAATTCTTCGCTTTCTTTTTGGTCATTGGTTTATCGTAGAGGGAAGCGAGCTTGACCATTAGCCCGACTTGAATCGAGGTGATTGGGATAATATCCGCACCAGGAATCGGAGTCGCGCCAACCCCCGCTGCTGCGGCTGATGCACCTACAATCCACTTATTCGCAACACTCGACTTAGCTTTCTTCCCTTCTAGTTCCTTTGCAAGCTGAATATCTTTTTGTTTTTTCTCGAGAATATCTAAAATCTTGTCTCTAAGTTGGTCGATGTTTGTTCCGTTTTTAGAGGAAATCGGGACAACCGGATAATGGTTTCCAGTATGCTTTTGCACATACGCTTTTAAACTCGAAATCTCTTCAGCAGCATCAATTTTATTTAAAACAATAATGATATCTTGGTTCAACTTCGCCATACGTTCAAAAATTTGTTTCTCCCCTTCAGAAAAAACAGTTCCTGCCGCATTCAAGAAGAAGAGAAGAACATCCGCCTGTTTATAGTATGCCATCGTTTCATCTGAATGGTCTGAAATAATGTCGTCTAAGCCAGGAGTGTCAGCAAATGAAATCTTATCTTTAAATTTATAAAGATCCACGTTACTGGTTGCTCCTGGCTGGGAACCCACCTTAGCCACTTCAGCACCCATCAGTTGATTAATGGTTGATGATTTCCCTGTATTAACATCACCAATTAGAGCAAATAAGATTTCTTTATCAAGCTGGGCATTTATTGCTTCTGTTTCTTTTTCATAAATTCGCGAAAACTCCTGATCATAATTGTCGTTAAATTGGTCTGATGAATACGTCATATTGTTCACCTCTCTCCTATTTATTCACCTTTTGTCTTGGAAGTAAACCGAGTATAAAAAGGAAGGTGATGATTTATAATTAATTTCTATATTAATTGTGGGTATAAGAGTACGATTTTTTTCTTCATTTAACGAGAAAAGGTGCAACTGTTGAGCAATCGTTTCGCTTTGAGTGCCATAATGAAGGAATTGATGTATATGTAAAGGAAGGAACAGAAACAAATGAACCTGCTATTAAAGAGTATTTAGCACTCATAAGCTCAATGCAACTGCGAGGTTATGAAGTATACCTTCGTTATCAGGCGGGGAATGTATTGCTCTATTTGCCAGAGTTTTATTCGCCGGGGGATTTAAGTAATCAAGTCTACCTTGAAGAGTTACTAGCACGTATGGATTTACTTGCATCTTTTATAGAACAAAGAGATGCGCTTAAAAAACAAATGGCTTTTAGCCACCAATATATGGCGGCTAAAGGAGCATGCCTTGGAAACCTACAACAAGAGCAACTACAATAACGAGGCTAGGAAGTAAGTTTGCAATTTTAATGTTCGTGATATTGAGCAAGTTTAATCCAATCGCTAAAATCATAATGCCACCGATGCATGAGAGTTCAGCAATAATAAGGTCCATTAAAGCTGGTGAGACGAAAGCGTCAATTTGACTAGCAAGCAATGTGATGATGCTCTGATATAAAAAGACAGGGATCGCTGCAAATAAAACACCGATTCCGAGTGTTGAAGAGATAATAAGCGCGGAAAAAGCATCAATTGATGCTTTCGTGAACAGCAAACTATGATCTCCTCGTAATGCACTCTCTAGTGGTCCGAGTATAGCAAGTGCGCCTGCAGCAAAGATCAACGTTGAACTGATAAAGGCCTGAGCAACATTCCCTTGTGACTCTTTTCCAAGTTTCTTTCCTAACCAATCTCCTAGTTTGTTTAACCGCGCGTCTATTTGTAGCCATTCCCCAATCATCGCGCCGGTTGTAAGACTGGCAATAACAATTAGAAAATTCTCACCCGTTACTCCCATTTGAATGCCGATAATAAGTAGACAGAGAGATAAGGCTTGCATGACAATTTTACTCATTCCCTCTGGAACGTTGCGGATGCGTGTTCCAATTAAGGAAGCGACAGCAATGGCTAGGGCATTTACGATTGAACCTAGTAACATAAGGGTGATCTCCATTTCAAAATAGCTTCTCTATAGATGTATTCATACACATTTATATAAAAAAACCCTACTGCCCCGATGTGGTAAACGGGTTCGTAAGGAAGCCAAAACGTCAGTGATTTATTATAGCAAATATCTCCCTCTGAAAATAGCGTTTTTCCCTTTGTGGCGCTTTTCACTTTTCTTAGGTTAAACGATAAAATAACTGCTTATTCATGCAAACGTATGTACGAATCGTTATAATGAAAGAAGGAACAATTGAAGGAGGCGTAAACCATGGCTGAACCCTTAAAACAAATGTATAATCAGCATTTTCTTGAGACATTTGCAACAAGAGTGAAAGAAGTACATCATTCATTCGAAGAGAAGCGCTTTGTCGAGACAGTTATGAATAATGAATGGGAGAAAATGGAGCTAAAAGCACGGACACGGCGTATCGCAGAGACGCTCGGTTCTTTTCTACCTACGGCCTTTCCTGATGCACTCGCTGTACTTTATAAGGTTGATCGAGAGTGTTTGAAGTATTTATTTATTCCAGATTTTGTTGAAGTGTATGGACAAGCTGCAGAAGATTGGGAAGAAGCGGTCAAGGGATTGAAACGCTTTACTCCCTATTCCACTTCAGAGTTTGCCATTCGATCATTCATCTTAAAAAATCCAAAAAAGATGATGTTATTAATGAAAGAATGGGCTCTTGATGAAGATGAACATGTTCGTAGGTTAGCTAGTGAGGGCTGCAGACCACGTTTGCCTTGGGGGCAGTCTTTACCTGTGTTTAAAAAAGATCCATCCCTGGTTTTAGAGATTCTTGAATTATTAAAAGCAGATCCATCGTTATATGTTCGAAAGAGTGTAGCCAATAATTTAAATGACATTTCAAAAGATCATCCAGACAAGGTGTTAGAATTAGCAAAGCGATGGAAGAGCGAAGGAAATGGATTTACGGATTGGATCGTGCGCCGTGGTTGTCGGACGCTTGTTAAACAAGCGAACCCCCATGCTCTCGCTTTATTT
This window encodes:
- a CDS encoding 3D domain-containing protein, producing the protein MKKLIASLAVVGSVLIATPAFAYEVQSGDTLSGIANNNNVSISDIMEANSDINDKNLIFVGQHLDLPGTDSKSSEAQVKGETQTNEETSSTPSESKSSSQDAAGTTMNVEATAYTAFCEGCTGVTYTGIDLRANPDQKVIAVDPDVIPLGSTVYVEGYGEAIAGDIGGAINGNKIDVFMPDQDQAIEFGRQNVQIEVYE
- a CDS encoding YybH family protein, with amino-acid sequence MGYRKALHTYIEATNTHKFSNVKKVLHPEAVYFFTDAICRGYEEIGAYFNKTWNLIKEEVYSASEVEWIAVSTEMATCTYTYIYEGYYEGKFISGKGRATNVFLVADNEWKLVHEHLSGAVKSMGK
- a CDS encoding GTPase, whose product is MTYSSDQFNDNYDQEFSRIYEKETEAINAQLDKEILFALIGDVNTGKSSTINQLMGAEVAKVGSQPGATSNVDLYKFKDKISFADTPGLDDIISDHSDETMAYYKQADVLLFFLNAAGTVFSEGEKQIFERMAKLNQDIIIVLNKIDAAEEISSLKAYVQKHTGNHYPVVPISSKNGTNIDQLRDKILDILEKKQKDIQLAKELEGKKAKSSVANKWIVGASAAAAGVGATPIPGADIIPITSIQVGLMVKLASLYDKPMTKKKAKNLVVTTLVSNFGQTMYRQLTKFFPGAAFIAGTTIAGTVTAAFGYSVKYAFEHDIDLSDGKLGDLIRDYLTNWRKKE
- a CDS encoding DUF554 domain-containing protein, whose product is MLLGSIVNALAIAVASLIGTRIRNVPEGMSKIVMQALSLCLLIIGIQMGVTGENFLIVIASLTTGAMIGEWLQIDARLNKLGDWLGKKLGKESQGNVAQAFISSTLIFAAGALAILGPLESALRGDHSLLFTKASIDAFSALIISSTLGIGVLFAAIPVFLYQSIITLLASQIDAFVSPALMDLIIAELSCIGGIMILAIGLNLLNITNIKIANLLPSLVIVVALVVGFQGMLL
- a CDS encoding DNA alkylation repair protein, whose translation is MAEPLKQMYNQHFLETFATRVKEVHHSFEEKRFVETVMNNEWEKMELKARTRRIAETLGSFLPTAFPDALAVLYKVDRECLKYLFIPDFVEVYGQAAEDWEEAVKGLKRFTPYSTSEFAIRSFILKNPKKMMLLMKEWALDEDEHVRRLASEGCRPRLPWGQSLPVFKKDPSLVLEILELLKADPSLYVRKSVANNLNDISKDHPDKVLELAKRWKSEGNGFTDWIVRRGCRTLVKQANPHALALFGYSDMIEGEPLIDGTFLQVIPDEVSIGEAATLRFGFRVIAKEPVTLRVEYAIDFVKARGKTGKKAFLLSDKTFRAGAVVEAERIHRFADLSTRRHNPGLHLIRLLVNGVEVANTSLTLMEYN